CTTACTGGTATCATGCCAATTCAACCCAAGAAGTTATTCCACTTGGATATTACTCGTGAAGCTACAACTCCACCTAATGGACAATCACATGTTAGAGTAGGAGCTGTACTGCCAAAggtaactttaatttttttcttctttcgtttattttttttttagtgtaaCCTTGAAACTATTTTTTTCATCTTCAGTGGTCGACACTTGTTGCATTTGAGCCTACTGCTTCGATGATGTTAACCGAATCTCAAGTAGCTGTTGCAGCCTATATTTTTTCGGATACGTTAGATCCGTACGTGTGGTTAATGATTATGTGTATAATGTAATAGTGTAAAAATTCTATGCTTCTCCCAGCTAACCACTTTATGAATTTGGCAGTTCTGAAGAGTTGGTAATCTCAGATGAAAAGGGTTACAGAAGTACCTTTAGATGTCTTGTCCCAGAGAGATGTGTCGAATCACGAGTAAatgcatattattttttttcttgtaaatatatttttaagccCCTATTTACCAATAAACATGTTTTACATATAATTGTAATATATTGTAGGTTATAAACCTGGTGGCACTTATGATGACACGTATATTTCGACGTAGGAATGAGGATCCAATTTGCTGGTTCATGCCTACACATTTTACAGTAAAGTTATCCCTATAATATAAAGAAATTCTTAGTTAATATTTTGGTCTAATAGTTTGATTGGatatactaatttaaaagaagttttttttCTAGACTAACCTGTGCTATGTACTCACATGGTAAAGTGTATAATTAAATTAGCAGTTCAAAAATAGTTGTTAAATTGAAAGCATATTTTCatttaacaatatttatttGTATGCAGCGATATGCTTTAAGCGACAAATATACACCGGCAGAGGttatctttgattttcttggAGCATATATGTCACTGAAAATTAGCCACGTCATTAGGGTACGAGTGACcaatttgtttttcattaatGTACTATTATCTGTTTTTAGTGTTTAtaatggtttaaggtttatcaCAGGTGTTTATCCCTATCTGTGAGGAACTACATTGGTATTTGGTTATTGTTGACTTTACGAGTCGTCGCCTAATCATATTGGATTCACTGCCTTCTGTCGAAAAACATCAACAACGCAAAAGGAACGCAATTAAAGTGGTAATTATTTGTTCTAAATCAGTACTCAATGATTTAGAATCACTTAACAACTTAACAATTTAAATAACTATTTGTTGTAACTAGTACTCCTAGTCAATTTAAATCATTTAcaattcattcttcttttttttgttatgaattCACTCTTGTACAGGCAACTTATTTAGAAGCGATGTTAGATGATCATATTTTTGAGGATGATAAGTCTAAAGTTGTAGATTGCTCCACTTTTTGGCCTATGACACCTTTTGGCCTACCCACTCAAAAAAATAGATCGTAAgtctaatattaattttttttttaaaatatcataactCGTTCAATAGATTATatcttatatgtatataataactGTTTGTTGAATGCTTTTTATCATAGGAATGATAGCGGAGTTTGGGTGACCGGTTGGATGAGAGAATGTACTTTACAAGATGACTTCAACATTCAGGTCATATTTATAAGAAAGTATTTTTAACATAAGTTTTTCAACACACTTCTAATTAGAATTATATTGTTGGTGCTCTAAGCAAATCAACGACTCCACACGAATGAGACTTGCTGTGGATCTGGTTTTAGAGGAGTACAACGATTTGTGTCTCGTAATACAAGAAAATGCTTGGCAATATAGGACCAAGGTGGAAGCAGAGCATGAAGACATTTAAAAATGAGGAATTctctttttagatatttttaatattttttttgaaagacaaATTACTAAGCTgtgtttcattagtttttacacTAATTTATCTTTCTATATATTACAATTCTATATTACTAATTTCCTTTACTTTATcggttaatataaattattcataacctatatattttatttctgtaAATAATGATGATATATACAGAGAAGAAAATgtgtttctattttcttattaaaaaacaGAAAAGGTGAGtgcaatatatataaaagtgaAATGAGAAGTGAGAACAGGTTTGATCTGTATATTAATAAGCAATTCGACCATTACAAGACAATGAAAGTGGCATCATCTGCATAAATATTATCCTTCCTAAGTTCAGAATCCTTGTCCCAAATAAGCTTTTGTTACTATATTACCCTATTGCATGACATCTAGTAGAAGAGTATAGTTTGATGGCCCGAGATTTTGAAAGGCAGGCCTCTGCGTCACGCCATTGTGAAAGGCTGATGTATACATAAGCAAGATCATGCCATACTTCAACTTCCAAATTCCTAATCTGATCTCTTTTGTCCTGTCACCAATGGTATGGAAAAGGGTAAGGACCTTAAAGCAATATGACTATGAAAAAGTATTTTGGGGCtggaaaaattaagaaaacaaaCCTTAAATAGCTTATTCCGAGAACCAAAACTTTTACTATGAACTTGAAGAACAGCAAGAAGCTGAGTGTATGTCTCAATGGCACTATTTAACTGGCCCTGAGCGATCTGAAGTTTCGCCTTTGTTCGTAACAAATCACCTTGATCCCATTTCCCAGTCTGATCCAAAGCAGCATTGATAATAGATTCGGCATCTAAGAACCGCTTTTGTGCGGATAATACCCTAGATAACAGTAACCAACCTTTAACATTAGAGCCAACTTCAAGTTTTACAATGCACTTAGCATAATGAAGTGCAGCATCCAACTTCCGTTGCTCAGCGTATTCTAAACTCAGATGGTATAATACAACAGGGTCTTCCATTCTGCTCAATTTGCAGGCAGTTTCAAGGGTATGAAGTGCCTCAGATTGTCTCTTAACCATCTCAGCATCAGAAATGGCCAATTTTGAGTATGCAGAAAGTGAAACACCAAGTAAGAAATTGGCCATATTTTCTAACTGATTACATCTTCCATCCAAGTTCTCAAGTGCCATCCGAGCAAAGCTTACCCCAGGGTCTTTTGTAACACTGAAGTTCTCGCAACAAATCTTAGAAGCCATTAACAAACTTGGAACATGTCTTGGGTCCTCTCTATTACTCAGCAGTTTTCTAAGAAGATCCAGCGCTTCCACGTTCTTCCCTGCTCCGTAATAACAAAGAGCTAAAGCATGGAACCTCTCCTTTCGATGGATAGTTCCAGGAAGCAATTCTTCCAATTGATTGGCTAAAATCATCAAATCTCCAGAAACAGATAGAGCAAATGAAAGGTGGTCCAAAATTGAAGGATCCCACTCAATTCTATTTAGAGCGACTTTTCTTAGCAAAATCATTAAAAGAAGTATAGCCGCTTCAATGTTGTTTCTAGGCACAAACGATCCGTCCATTTGGTCCCAATAGGGTAATATAGTAACAAAagcaatttaaaatttaccaaTTGCCCCAATTTTGTGCTCCCGACAGATATCTATCAGATCTTTCATGAAATTGAGTATTGACAACCTCAGATATCTGTCACCCATTACAGGAGGCAAATGATGAGAAAGCTTgattagataataataataataataataaacttataAAAAAGGCAAATGATGAGAAAGCTTGATtaggtaataataataataataaacttataAAAAAACTCTAAGTAGATTTAAGTAGTGTACCTGCAAACAATAATGATATCTAATTAAAGCCAATGTATTTAGATTTAGAGTAAAAGGAGAAATTCCGGTTAAGGTAAACCACTGTGAGCACAATTTCTAATTTGTATGACCATCCAACCCATTTTACTAAAAAAGCAATGTATGCTCTCCCATCCATTTGACTGGCTATgatctttttttttccctttcaacAAAAAACTTAGTCCATGCTTCAATTTTGGActgtttgaaattttttgttggttttttcAGATCATTTCTATGATCTCCAACTATTAATTAACAAAGCAACACCATTTCTAAGATCCTTCAACCCTTTTTAGCTGAGACTTCTTTTTTTCCCAGGACAACAAATGACTCGGTCCATTTATGAATTTTGGACCGTGTGGATATTGGAATGCCAGGCCAACTGCAGAAGCAATGCAGGTCCCTGACACTTATGAAGTTGGCCTGGAATTCATTTGCAATTGCTTTTGTAAATATGAATCTAACCTAAGGATTCAAAATTCATCATCTTGACTATTCTAAAAGAATCAAACCGAACTGAGAAGAAGGCAGACAAAGTATACCTTGCTGGGTTTGTCGTCCTCAACAAGAAGTGGGGTTGAGGAAAGTTGTCCTATTTCAGTGTCATCAAGGAGCGGCGGCGGACGCAGGGAGCGGCGGCGTCTGACGCGTGTTGTGGCGGCGAGGGTAGCGAACCagagagaagaagatgagaaaaCGCGTTACCCTAGCAGAGCTATCTTTGAATCTAGAACTgaatctaaaactaaaagataaaggaaaaaagtgtaaataacaaaaattaaagggATCAAAATCTAATTagtaaatttttcaaaaaaaaaaaacggggtacattttgtaattatttttatggtgGTTAATGATAAACCTACACAAAAGTGGGAGCAAGGAATCCTTGGCCCAAAAAAACATATTTATCACTATGATTCCTAATTCCTATCAAAGGATTTTACAATTATAATTTAAGAAAGtctaaaaaagcaaaagaaaaacctAACAACCTACTTGAGCTAGCAAAAAATATAGAGGCTACACAAGAACCAAAACAAAACTACAGGGGGCATGGCTACGACACTTCATTACTAACCAAATATAAGATCTCACACAACTTATAGCAGAGAGAGCAACCATCTTCTACAGTTCTACCGGATCACGTAAATACTATGAAACACAAACTTGATCAAGCAGCTCCTCCGCGGCCAGCTCCATTTGTTCTATAATTTATTGCGACCATATCCCCGGCCTCTTCCCCTTCCCCGTCCACGTCCtggaaaaacaattttttaaagaaaatcaCATATGAGATAATAATTGTACAAACACCATAtaagaatttgattttcaagAGAGATAAATTGAAATTGTATCTGACAATGGAATTGCAATTCAAATAATATACCAAGGGCTGCTGGTTGTGCATCATACTCATTGTAATCGTAGTACCCTACTGACTTCCCACCAAAGCCTCCACGGCCTCGTCCTCTGCCACCATCCCAACCATTACTGTATTTCATACCTCCATCGTAATTTCCTAAGTGAAACAGATTGCGTCCAAGTAAGTATTTTTCATATTccccaagaaaccaaaacaaaaagtatAAGGAATCTTCtgatcaaaaaataaatataataagtgGTCAGCAATACCTCTACCCCTTCCTCTTCCCCTTCCCCTTCCCCTTCCCCTTCCACCACGTCCTCTTCCTCGCACCCTTGGTGAGCCTTCTGTATCAATCGAATCGAGTCAGAATAACAACCATATTAATCTGTCAAAATAATTGCCAGAAGAATTATAGTTTACCTCCTTTCTCGTCATATTCATTTAACGGTTTTACTTGATCAGCTCGAAGAGGAGGCTGGTATCTACATAAGAAAAAAGACTTCAAACTTTAGCATGCAgtggaaaaaataataaagcatGTAAACAGTATAACAACTCACACAAAGAATATTGCCTAAATTTTTATATCAGGTATAACACATTATGAATACAAAAGTAAATGAAATACAGAAAGTTCGTCTACTTTTCTCAACTATTTCAAACATAGATGAAGATTATTGCATATTGTGATATAACAAATTTGAACCTTTTATCGCTTACCGACATATCTATCCTATATTCCTTCTTACTGGGAAGGTCATTTAAAATTGGAGAgtgaattaataattagaagaaACAGCGTGAAAACCATTAGAACATGATGAGTAAATTATATATACCTCTACCAATGTTTGACGAAATTACAAAGGCATGCCTTGCACttgaaaataatataaacaaacCTTTAGAAAAGTAGGTTTATTATGTCCAAGAAAAGACAAAAAGCAACACTAATTTTAGGAATAGAAAAAGCAATTATGGGACATTAAAAACCTCTGTGTGATGGCACTCAACATTAGGCAAGTTCGTACCCCATGGAGGATGTATCCAATTCTTTCTTTGACAAAGTAATGGTGATCATTGAAACGTGGCGAGTAGTCTCCAAACTGAGCAGGAAAACCAAAAATCAATGCCATGCAAGCATGCACACACACAGGAATATAATAGTATGTATATCAATTATGCcggtgtatattaaaattaactattacaatagaatacatattaaaatataaaatatatattaaaaataaattaaattatatatatttatacacaaatatat
The genomic region above belongs to Arachis duranensis cultivar V14167 chromosome 3, aradu.V14167.gnm2.J7QH, whole genome shotgun sequence and contains:
- the LOC107480320 gene encoding protein NPGR2-like gives rise to the protein MDGSFVPRNNIEAAILLLMILLRKVALNRIEWDPSILDHLSFALSVSGDLMILANQLEELLPGTIHRKERFHALALCYYGAGKNVEALDLLRKLLSNREDPRHVPSLLMASKICCENFSVTKDPGVSFARMALENLDGRCNQLENMANFLLGVSLSAYSKLAISDAEMVKRQSEALHTLETACKLSRMEDPVVLYHLSLEYAEQRKLDAALHYAKCIVKLEVGSNVKGWLLLSRVLSAQKRFLDAESIINAALDQTGKWDQGDLLRTKAKLQIAQGQLNSAIETYTQLLAVLQVHSKSFGSRNKLFKDKRDQIRNLEVEVWHDLAYVYISLSQWRDAEACLSKSRAIKLYSSTRCHAIG
- the LOC107480313 gene encoding uncharacterized protein LOC107480313 produces the protein MLDSTVVVHSSESTKTSDLTGIMPIQPKKLFHLDITREATTPPNGQSHVRVGAVLPKWSTLVAFEPTASMMLTESQVAVAAYIFSDTLDPSEELVISDEKGYRSTFRCLVPERCVESRVINLVALMMTRIFRRRNEDPICWFMPTHFTRYALSDKYTPAEVIFDFLGAYMSLKISHVIRVFIPICEELHWYLVIVDFTSRRLIILDSLPSVEKHQQRKRNAIKVATYLEAMLDDHIFEDDKSKVVDCSTFWPMTPFGLPTQKNRSNDSGVWVTGWMRECTLQDDFNIQQINDSTRMRLAVDLVLEEYNDLCLVIQENAWQYRTKVEAEHEDI
- the LOC107480319 gene encoding uncharacterized protein LOC107480319 translates to MDRYQRVEKPKTESPINDNDIRITTQGRMRNYITYATTLLQEKGSEEISLKAMGKAINKIVMIAELIKRRIIGLHQNTQIGSTDITDTWEPLEEGLLPLETTRHVSMITITLSKKELDTSSMGYQPPLRADQVKPLNEYDEKGEGSPRVRGRGRGGRGRGRGRGRGRGNYDGGMKYSNGWDGGRGRGRGGFGGKSVGYYDYNEYDAQPAALGRGRGRGRGRGYGRNKL